In a single window of the Centroberyx gerrardi isolate f3 chromosome 17, fCenGer3.hap1.cur.20231027, whole genome shotgun sequence genome:
- the LOC139923513 gene encoding uncharacterized protein LOC139923513 has protein sequence MKMSRVQMLRVLVNQRLTAAVEEIFGLIEETIEEYEEEIDRQRRLLEDVLRPEVQINKAAPPQLFFHQVEDPPEQQEWSPTLDQEPRHIKEEQEELWTSQEEEQLQGSEEADIIKFPFTPVPVKSENDEEKSQSSQAEPLASTSTEQMTDPACDVQPANDGQLLPSDCSDIETEGIDGEWKETGEAQSVENNNILVNHMLSSGERPFSCVVCGKSFSLEEHMNRHMVIHSEKKRFSCPFCGKGFNKKGNMQVHMRRHTGERPFSCSVCGKSFDHKGNMQTHMRRHTGEKPFGCTVCGRNFSQSGALVTHMRRHTMEKPFSCSVCGKTFSQSGTLGTHMRSHTGDKPFSCSVCGKRFSQSGAVGTHMRSHTAERPFGCSVCGKSFKEKGNLNKHMRVHTGEKPYSCSVCCKSFSWLSHVKRHKCGTESGSR, from the exons ATGAAAATGTCCAGAGTCCAAATGCTGAGAGTGTTGGTCAACCAGCGGttaactgctgctgttgaagagatatttgggctAATTGAAGAAACGATAGAAGAATACGAAGAGGAGATTGATCGACAGCGCAGGCTGCTGGAAGATGTTCTGAGGCCCGAGGTGCAGATAAACAAAGCAG CCCCTCCACAGCTCTTTTTCCACCAAGTGGAGGAtccccctgagcagcaggagtGGAGCCCCACTCTGGACCAGGAGCCCCgacacattaaagaggaacaggaggaactctggaccagtcaggaggaAGAACAGCTTCAAGGGTCGGAGGAGGCCGATATCATCAAGTTCCCAttcactcctgtccctgtgaagagtgaGAATGATGAAGAGAAATCCCAGTCTTCACAGGCAGAGCCTCTAGCTAGCACCTCGACAGAACAGATGACAGATCCAGCTTGTGATGTACAACCAGCTAATGATGGCCAGCTTCTTCCTTCAGACTGTTCTGACATTGAGACTGAAGGCATTGATGGTGAATGGAAGGAGACTGGTGAAGCTCAGTCAGTGGAAAACAATAATATCCTTGTAAATCATATGCTATCTTCCGGGGAGAGACCATTTAGTTGCGTGGTTTGCGGCAAAAGTTTTAGTTTAGAGGAACACATGAACAGACACATGGTAATTCACTCAGAGAAGAAACGATTTAGTTGTCCATTTTGTGGCAAAGGATTTAATAAGAAGGGAAACATGCAGGTGCACATGAGACGCCACACAGGTGAGAGGCCCTTTAGCTGCTCGGTCTGCGGCAAAAGCTTCGACCACAAGGGGAACATGCAGACGCACATGCGCCGCCACACGGGGGAGAAACCGTTCGGCTGCACGGTCTGCGGCCGGAACTTCAGCCAGAGCGGCGCGCTGGTGACGCACATGAGGCGGCACACCATGGAGAAGCCCTTCAGCTGCTCGGTGTGTGGTAAAACGTTCAGCCAGAGCGGCACGCTGGGCACGCACATGAGGAGCCACACGGGGGACAAGCCGTTCAGCTGCTCGGTGTGCGGCAAGCGGTTCAGCCAGAGCGGCGCGGTGGGCACGCACATGAGGAGCCACACGGCGGAGAGGCCCTTTGGCTGCTCCGTCTGTGGCAAGAGCTTCAAGGAAAAGGGAAATTTGAACAAGCACATGCGAGTTCACACGGGGGAGAAACCGTACAGCTGCAGCGTGTGCTGCAAAAGCTTCAGCTGGCTGTCGCACGTCAAACGGCACAAGTGCGGGACGGAGAGCGgcagcaggtga